A genomic segment from Sulfuritalea hydrogenivorans sk43H encodes:
- a CDS encoding 3'-5' exonuclease, with product MATLIPGIGGCTFDTGGERRFAERLEAKLEDDYLCWYNIPVGLSYGHPDFIVLHPRRGLLILEVKDWKRDTVLGIDKLRATLNLDSGPKEVQNPLEQARRYAEDLAATLSKDPQLVIGSGREAGRLLFPWSYGVVFSRITRKQFDDGGLDAVIPPDRVICQDEMTEGVEAEEFQRRLWNMFPLQFKGRLSLPEIDRVRWHIHPDVRIAPRQASLFGEGVAPIDLMLVMDVHQEQLARSLGDGHRVIHGVAGSGKTLILGYRAEYLARGAGKPILVLCYNQSLARRLARTMADKGLDGKVHTHHFHQWCRAQLVAYNAGLPEKSDENQGMFFDAMVDRVIRSVERGLIPTTQYSAILIDEGHDFKPEWFKLVTQMVDPATNSLLVLYDDAQSIYGDAKRRRFSFKSAGIQAVGRTTILKLNYRNTDEILRFARDVAHGILKPMDSDEDGVPLINPQSAGRAGPPPMVVKLPTLRAEAEFIAERLKEAHRAGTPWRDMAVIYRHYNPVGRTILATLRGFGVPVIYFKEASFAPDEDAVLAVTMHSCKGLEFPLVVIPGADCIQRAVELPPEEAKLLYVAMTRATRELVVSGVAT from the coding sequence ATGGCGACTCTGATTCCCGGCATTGGCGGTTGCACCTTCGACACCGGCGGCGAGCGGCGCTTCGCTGAGCGCCTCGAAGCCAAGCTGGAAGACGACTATCTGTGCTGGTACAACATACCGGTCGGCCTGTCCTACGGTCATCCCGATTTCATCGTCCTGCACCCGCGGCGTGGCTTGCTGATTCTCGAAGTGAAGGATTGGAAGCGTGACACGGTCCTTGGAATCGACAAGCTTCGGGCAACGCTGAATCTCGACAGCGGGCCAAAGGAAGTACAGAACCCGCTGGAACAGGCGAGACGTTATGCGGAGGATCTGGCGGCCACGTTGAGCAAGGATCCGCAACTCGTTATCGGTTCCGGGCGTGAAGCGGGACGGCTGTTGTTTCCGTGGAGCTATGGCGTGGTGTTCAGCCGCATTACCCGCAAGCAGTTCGACGACGGAGGATTGGATGCGGTGATTCCTCCCGATCGGGTCATCTGTCAGGACGAAATGACGGAGGGCGTCGAAGCCGAGGAATTCCAGCGCCGCCTGTGGAACATGTTTCCGCTGCAATTCAAGGGGCGGCTCAGCCTGCCTGAGATCGACCGCGTGCGCTGGCATATCCATCCCGATGTGCGCATCGCGCCGCGTCAGGCCAGCCTGTTCGGCGAGGGCGTCGCGCCGATCGATCTGATGCTTGTGATGGACGTGCATCAGGAGCAACTGGCGCGCAGTCTGGGCGACGGCCACCGCGTCATTCACGGCGTCGCCGGTTCAGGCAAGACCCTGATCCTAGGCTATCGCGCGGAGTATCTGGCACGCGGCGCTGGCAAGCCGATCCTGGTGCTCTGCTACAACCAGTCGCTGGCTCGTCGTCTCGCGCGCACCATGGCCGACAAGGGGCTCGACGGGAAGGTGCATACCCATCACTTTCACCAATGGTGCCGCGCCCAGCTCGTCGCCTACAACGCCGGGCTGCCGGAAAAGTCCGATGAAAATCAAGGGATGTTTTTTGACGCCATGGTGGACCGCGTCATACGCAGCGTCGAGCGCGGTCTGATTCCCACTACGCAATATTCGGCGATCCTGATCGATGAGGGGCATGACTTCAAGCCGGAATGGTTCAAGCTGGTGACGCAGATGGTCGACCCAGCCACCAACAGCCTGTTGGTGCTCTACGACGATGCGCAGTCCATCTATGGCGACGCCAAGCGAAGGAGGTTCAGTTTCAAGAGCGCCGGCATCCAGGCCGTGGGTCGCACTACCATCCTCAAGCTGAATTACCGCAATACCGACGAAATCCTTCGTTTCGCCCGCGATGTCGCCCACGGCATTCTCAAGCCGATGGATTCCGACGAAGATGGCGTACCGCTGATCAATCCGCAATCCGCTGGCCGCGCCGGCCCGCCACCGATGGTGGTCAAGCTGCCAACGCTGCGCGCCGAAGCCGAATTCATCGCCGAACGCCTGAAGGAAGCCCACCGTGCCGGCACGCCCTGGCGCGACATGGCGGTGATCTACCGCCACTACAACCCGGTGGGCCGGACAATATTGGCAACACTGCGCGGCTTCGGCGTACCGGTGATCTACTTCAAGGAAGCCAGCTTTGCGCCGGACGAGGATGCGGTGCTCGCAGTCACCATGCATTCGTGCAAGGGTCTGGAATTTCCGTTGGTGGTGATTCCCGGCGCCGACTGCATCCAGCGCGCGGTTGAGCTACCGCCGGAAGAAGCCAAACTACTCTATGTGGCGATGACGCGGGCGACGCGGGAGTTGGTGGTAAGCGGGGTGGCAACGTGA
- a CDS encoding DUF3617 domain-containing protein, with the protein MRKLASLVIVAATSLAATAHAMKPGLWEITTQMSGGGMPAMPAMPEAQRKQMEAMGVKMPGGPGGGMTMAVKHCVTKEQAEKRQPPQTDEDRKHKCEQKDVKVSGNTVTWKIVCTGEQKMTGTGSMTYQGEEAYKGESTFTMEGGKRGPMTMKQNYSGKWLAAACK; encoded by the coding sequence ATGCGCAAACTCGCCTCTCTCGTCATTGTTGCCGCCACCAGCCTGGCCGCCACCGCCCATGCCATGAAACCCGGCCTGTGGGAAATCACCACCCAGATGAGCGGCGGCGGCATGCCGGCCATGCCGGCCATGCCGGAAGCCCAGCGCAAGCAGATGGAAGCGATGGGCGTCAAGATGCCTGGCGGTCCCGGCGGCGGCATGACAATGGCGGTGAAGCACTGCGTCACCAAGGAGCAGGCCGAAAAACGCCAGCCGCCGCAAACCGATGAAGACCGCAAGCATAAATGCGAGCAGAAGGACGTGAAGGTATCGGGCAACACCGTGACCTGGAAGATCGTCTGCACCGGCGAACAGAAGATGACCGGCACCGGCTCGATGACCTACCAGGGCGAGGAGGCCTACAAGGGCGAGTCCACCTTCACCATGGAAGGCGGCAAGCGCGGCCCGATGACCATGAAGCAGAACTACTCGGGCAAGTGGCTGGCAGCGGCCTGCAAATAA
- a CDS encoding PAS domain S-box protein, producing the protein MNALSLESIITVEVVTCSAEAALGEILRTMERNRISCVVVVDDERRPCGIFTERDAVALLAEGTVSPGSTIGEVMSRPVATQPLSVDYRDAHQYMVELGVRHLVGVDAEGRVAGVLSEADFLEHLGDEYLVELKTVSTAMKPGVTALDGGAPLVDALRLMRKRQSDHVVVTAADLPVGILTDRDVVRIAGRGEHLQTPLAGLMTPGVHFIASDLPLPQAVQRMADLGVRRLLVMDEGQMLGVLTRHDIVRTMQGRHVEFLRNTIARLRHELVKPGGRYSEFARHMILGGVLDRIGDGVVLADGESGAYVEANDRAGELLGYSRNEILGRHVWEISTSFADATAWRAWSIGLTEQVRVVNSEFRCRNGSLLPVEVRVYRVSDGDRLLQVAIFRDATAARRIETALREGERYYRHVIDSAVDGYFAMDSRRCFIEVNDTLCNLFGYPREEWMGKTPFDFITEESRAELMAQIKRIDTTDHRRFQLLARRKDGTSFPILLNNTTHRNEKGEAIGSFGFITDLTPIVEAQRAVAESERDLRGILDELQDTYYRTDINGIVTRVSRSVKQLLGYEVDEFVGLRLADSYCSPEEREEFLARMRANGGHIVGGESRLRHKDGHEVWVRTTAHFMKDAAGNIIGVEGTTRDNTKERQVEEELRLAAKVFESSGEAIMITDAGGCMISVNSAFSRVTGYAPTEVIGRNASLLASGRHSREFFSDMWHGMLDSGYWKGEIWNRRRNGEVFPEWLGISSVRDAGGKITHFVGIFSDISERKAAEAKIAFLAHHDPLTGLPNRLLLKDRMEQAIAHGERTGRKVALLFVDLDRFKAVNDSFGHPVGDVLLRDAAQRLLACVRDSDTISRHGGDEFLVVLTDLQSSEVPAQISGKIMAALGEPFHIDPHEATISASVGIAVYPEDGADFDELLKKADTAMYHAKEAGRNAFRFYTERMNADAQERLDLHGRLRRGLEREEFILYYQPLVDLKSGLVVGAEALVRWQSPEQGLVAPGHFIPAAEHSGLIVPLGEWVLQEACRELVCWHAQGGRQFSMAVNISSIQFRRGDVEETVRRALAASGATPAALELELTESILIDGAEQVLATIKRLQALGVRLAIDDFGTGYSSLAYLKRFAVDKLKIDQSFVRDIVTDRDDAAIVRAVIQMAGSLELKVVAEGVETEAVAAALRAMNCDLVQGYHFGRPMPAAEFRRLIGVA; encoded by the coding sequence GTGAACGCACTTTCCCTGGAATCGATAATTACCGTCGAGGTAGTGACTTGCAGCGCCGAAGCGGCGCTGGGAGAGATATTGCGCACGATGGAGCGCAATCGGATCAGTTGCGTCGTGGTCGTGGATGACGAGCGGCGGCCCTGCGGAATCTTCACCGAGCGCGATGCCGTGGCCCTGCTTGCCGAAGGAACGGTTTCTCCGGGAAGCACCATCGGCGAGGTGATGAGCCGCCCCGTTGCGACCCAGCCGCTTTCGGTCGATTATCGCGATGCGCACCAGTACATGGTGGAGCTTGGGGTGCGCCATCTGGTGGGGGTGGATGCAGAAGGCCGCGTGGCGGGAGTGCTGTCCGAAGCGGATTTTCTCGAACACCTGGGTGACGAATACCTCGTTGAACTGAAGACCGTCAGCACGGCAATGAAGCCGGGCGTCACCGCGCTGGACGGTGGCGCACCGCTGGTCGACGCCTTGCGCCTGATGCGCAAGCGCCAGTCCGACCATGTAGTGGTTACCGCGGCGGATCTTCCGGTGGGCATCCTGACCGATCGCGATGTGGTGCGCATCGCCGGCCGCGGCGAACATCTGCAGACGCCCCTGGCCGGCCTGATGACGCCGGGTGTGCATTTCATCGCGTCCGATCTGCCGTTGCCGCAGGCGGTACAGCGCATGGCCGACCTCGGGGTACGCCGTCTGCTGGTAATGGACGAGGGGCAAATGCTCGGCGTGCTGACGCGCCATGACATCGTGCGCACGATGCAGGGCCGCCATGTCGAATTTCTGCGCAATACCATCGCCCGTCTGCGTCATGAACTGGTCAAGCCGGGCGGGCGCTACAGCGAGTTCGCTCGGCACATGATTCTCGGCGGCGTGCTCGACCGCATCGGCGACGGTGTTGTGCTGGCCGACGGCGAGAGCGGCGCTTATGTCGAAGCCAATGACCGTGCCGGCGAGTTGCTCGGCTATTCGCGCAACGAGATTCTCGGTCGGCACGTATGGGAGATATCCACCAGCTTCGCCGATGCGACTGCATGGCGCGCCTGGAGCATCGGCCTGACCGAGCAGGTGCGGGTGGTCAATAGCGAGTTCCGTTGCCGCAATGGCAGCCTGCTGCCGGTTGAAGTTCGCGTGTATCGGGTGAGTGACGGTGACCGTTTGCTGCAAGTGGCGATCTTCCGCGACGCGACGGCCGCGCGCAGGATCGAAACCGCCTTGCGTGAGGGCGAACGCTACTACCGTCACGTGATCGACAGCGCCGTCGATGGCTATTTCGCCATGGATTCCCGGCGCTGCTTCATCGAGGTCAATGACACGCTGTGCAATCTGTTCGGTTATCCGCGCGAAGAATGGATGGGAAAGACCCCGTTTGATTTCATCACCGAAGAGAGCCGCGCCGAACTGATGGCACAGATCAAGCGCATCGACACCACCGATCACCGCCGCTTTCAACTACTGGCCCGGCGCAAGGACGGCACGAGCTTTCCCATCCTGCTCAACAACACCACGCATCGCAACGAGAAGGGCGAGGCGATCGGCTCTTTCGGCTTCATCACCGACCTCACGCCGATTGTCGAGGCGCAGCGCGCCGTGGCCGAATCCGAGCGCGACCTGCGCGGCATCCTCGACGAGTTGCAGGACACCTACTACCGGACCGACATCAACGGAATCGTTACACGCGTCTCGCGTTCGGTGAAGCAGCTGCTCGGCTACGAAGTCGATGAGTTTGTCGGACTTCGGCTGGCGGATTCATATTGCTCGCCCGAAGAGCGCGAAGAGTTTCTCGCCCGCATGCGGGCCAATGGCGGCCACATAGTCGGCGGCGAGTCGCGCTTGCGGCACAAGGACGGACATGAAGTCTGGGTGCGCACCACGGCCCATTTCATGAAGGATGCCGCCGGCAACATCATCGGCGTCGAGGGCACCACCCGCGACAACACCAAGGAGCGACAGGTTGAGGAAGAGCTGCGACTGGCGGCCAAGGTGTTCGAGAGCAGCGGCGAAGCGATCATGATCACCGATGCCGGGGGGTGCATGATCTCGGTCAACAGCGCGTTTTCGCGGGTGACCGGGTATGCCCCAACCGAAGTGATCGGGCGCAACGCCAGCCTGCTGGCGTCGGGCAGGCACAGTCGCGAGTTCTTCAGCGACATGTGGCACGGCATGCTTGATAGCGGCTACTGGAAAGGCGAGATCTGGAACCGGCGTCGAAATGGCGAGGTGTTTCCCGAGTGGCTGGGAATTTCGTCGGTGCGCGATGCGGGTGGCAAGATTACGCATTTTGTCGGCATATTTTCCGACATCAGCGAGCGCAAGGCGGCCGAGGCGAAGATCGCCTTTCTCGCCCATCACGATCCGCTGACCGGCTTGCCCAACCGCCTGCTGCTCAAGGATCGCATGGAGCAGGCCATTGCCCACGGCGAACGCACCGGACGCAAGGTGGCACTGTTGTTTGTCGATCTCGATCGCTTCAAGGCGGTGAATGATTCCTTCGGCCATCCAGTGGGCGATGTCCTGCTGCGCGACGCAGCGCAGCGCCTGCTGGCCTGCGTGCGCGATTCCGACACCATCAGTCGCCACGGCGGCGACGAATTCCTGGTGGTGCTGACAGATCTGCAAAGCTCCGAGGTGCCGGCACAGATTTCCGGAAAGATCATGGCGGCGCTGGGCGAACCGTTTCACATCGACCCTCACGAGGCGACGATTTCCGCCTCCGTCGGCATTGCGGTGTATCCGGAAGACGGTGCCGACTTCGACGAGCTGCTGAAGAAGGCCGACACGGCCATGTACCACGCCAAGGAAGCCGGCCGCAATGCCTTCCGCTTCTATACCGAACGCATGAATGCCGATGCGCAGGAACGGCTGGACCTGCATGGTCGCCTGCGCCGCGGCCTGGAGCGCGAAGAGTTCATTCTTTACTACCAGCCGCTGGTCGATCTGAAGAGCGGCCTCGTTGTCGGTGCCGAAGCGCTGGTGCGCTGGCAGAGTCCGGAGCAGGGCCTGGTGGCACCGGGACACTTCATTCCCGCAGCGGAACACAGCGGCCTGATTGTGCCACTCGGCGAATGGGTGTTGCAGGAAGCTTGCCGCGAGCTGGTGTGCTGGCACGCGCAAGGCGGCCGGCAGTTCTCGATGGCGGTAAATATCTCCTCCATCCAGTTTCGCCGCGGCGATGTCGAAGAGACGGTGCGGCGGGCGCTGGCGGCCTCGGGCGCGACACCCGCCGCGCTGGAACTGGAGCTTACCGAGTCGATCCTGATCGACGGCGCCGAACAGGTACTGGCGACCATCAAACGGCTGCAGGCGCTGGGTGTGCGGCTGGCGATCGATGATTTCGGCACCGGCTATTCCAGCCTTGCCTACCTCAAGCGCTTCGCCGTTGACAAGCTGAAGATCGACCAGTCCTTCGTCCGCGACATCGTGACCGACCGGGACGACGCGGCGATCGTGCGCGCCGTGATCCAGATGGCCGGGAGCCTGGAACTGAAAGTGGTGGCGGAGGGCGTCGAGACCGAGGCCGTGGCCGCCGCGCTGCGCGCGATGAACTGCGACCTGGTGCAGGGCTACCATTTCGGCCGGCCGATGCCGGCGGCCGAGTTCCGCCGCCTGATCGGCGTGGCTTAG
- a CDS encoding HD domain-containing phosphohydrolase — protein MSMSNPRYNQIADRDLLIEFRDALSDQVTTLERQVANLRRDAGDRESVATLFRALHTIKGDASICRFELGVRITHPIESLLVRLREGKLAFSPLLAEAILLALDRLELAVEALLAGRSLDSLRLQPLIDGLDLLSTRENDGLDNASIALIEAVTGFRPANAAAKLTPKAAARGQGNAGDLKFFQRLALQLETYSPLFKGRSGRLLRLALETNDRAGRPVDPAQLEAAVYLHDIGMMFLPESIWLKVGALTDAERRVMHEHPSFAAGIAERMVGWHEAAAMIAQHHEMADGRGYPQGLKEDQIVPGAKILAIVDAFESVTLKHSHRGEGRSLLRAIAEINASDNQFSAEWIEHFNQVIRGMVEA, from the coding sequence ATGAGCATGTCCAATCCCCGCTACAACCAGATCGCCGACCGTGATCTGCTGATCGAATTCCGCGACGCCCTGAGTGACCAGGTAACGACGCTGGAGCGGCAAGTGGCCAATCTGCGGCGCGATGCCGGCGACCGCGAGTCCGTCGCCACGCTGTTCCGCGCCCTGCATACCATCAAGGGCGATGCGTCGATCTGCCGCTTCGAGCTTGGGGTCAGGATCACCCATCCCATCGAGAGCCTGCTGGTGAGGCTGCGCGAGGGAAAGCTGGCATTCTCGCCGCTGCTGGCGGAGGCGATCCTGCTGGCGCTTGATCGACTGGAGCTGGCTGTCGAAGCGCTCCTGGCAGGGCGCTCGCTGGATTCCCTGCGCCTCCAGCCGCTGATCGATGGCCTCGATCTGCTGAGCACCCGCGAGAACGACGGGCTGGACAATGCCTCGATTGCCCTGATCGAGGCCGTCACCGGCTTTCGTCCGGCGAATGCGGCGGCAAAACTGACACCCAAAGCCGCGGCACGGGGACAAGGCAACGCCGGCGACCTGAAGTTCTTCCAGCGTCTGGCACTGCAGCTGGAAACCTACTCTCCGCTGTTCAAGGGGCGCAGCGGCCGCCTGCTGAGATTGGCGCTTGAGACAAACGACCGCGCCGGCAGACCGGTGGACCCGGCACAACTGGAGGCGGCGGTCTACCTCCATGATATCGGGATGATGTTCCTGCCGGAGTCGATCTGGCTCAAGGTCGGCGCGCTGACGGATGCCGAGCGGCGGGTGATGCATGAACATCCGTCCTTTGCCGCCGGTATCGCCGAGCGCATGGTGGGCTGGCATGAGGCGGCCGCGATGATTGCCCAGCATCATGAGATGGCCGACGGCAGAGGCTATCCGCAAGGGCTCAAGGAGGACCAGATCGTTCCCGGCGCCAAGATCCTCGCCATCGTCGACGCCTTCGAGTCGGTGACGCTGAAACACAGCCATCGCGGCGAGGGCCGTTCGCTGTTGCGCGCAATTGCCGAGATCAACGCCAGCGACAATCAGTTCTCCGCCGAGTGGATAGAACATTTCAACCAGGTGATACGCGGCATGGTCGAGGCTTGA
- a CDS encoding class 1 fructose-bisphosphatase, giving the protein MRSVTLSRFLIEEQRDKNVISPDLRLLIEVVSRACKAISIAIGKGSLAGVLGSAGSDNVQGEVQKKLDVISNEILLDANEWGGHLAGMASEEMELPHAIPNRYPKGEYLLLFDPLDGSSNIDVNVSVGTIFSVLRCPEGMDPNEQAFLQPGTRQVCAGYAVYGPTTLLVLTLGDGVNVFTLDREFGRFVLTQGDVKIPEETREFAINASNSRYWEEPVKRYVDELLAGKDGPRGQDFNMRWVASMVADVHRILSRGGIFMYPIDSKTRAQGGKLRLMYEANPMAMIVEQAGGAATDGRRRILDIQPEKLHQRVPVILGSKREVERITSYHGQ; this is encoded by the coding sequence ATGCGCTCCGTCACCCTCTCCCGCTTTCTTATCGAAGAACAACGCGACAAGAATGTCATATCCCCCGATCTGCGCCTGCTGATCGAAGTCGTCTCCCGTGCCTGCAAGGCGATCTCGATCGCCATCGGCAAGGGTAGCCTGGCCGGCGTGCTGGGCAGCGCCGGCAGCGACAACGTGCAGGGCGAAGTGCAGAAGAAGCTCGACGTGATTTCCAATGAAATCCTGCTCGACGCCAACGAATGGGGCGGCCATCTGGCCGGCATGGCCTCCGAGGAAATGGAACTGCCCCACGCCATTCCCAACCGCTACCCGAAAGGCGAATACCTGCTGCTGTTCGATCCGCTCGACGGCTCGTCGAACATCGACGTGAATGTCTCGGTCGGCACCATCTTCTCCGTGCTGCGCTGCCCCGAAGGCATGGACCCGAACGAGCAGGCCTTCCTCCAGCCCGGCACGCGCCAGGTCTGCGCCGGCTATGCCGTGTATGGACCGACCACGCTGCTGGTGCTGACGCTGGGCGACGGCGTCAATGTATTCACGCTCGACCGCGAGTTCGGCAGGTTTGTGCTGACCCAGGGTGACGTGAAAATCCCCGAAGAGACACGCGAATTCGCCATCAACGCATCCAACTCGCGCTACTGGGAGGAACCCGTCAAGCGCTATGTCGACGAACTGCTGGCCGGCAAGGATGGGCCGCGCGGGCAGGACTTCAACATGCGCTGGGTGGCTTCGATGGTGGCCGACGTGCACCGCATCCTCAGCCGCGGCGGAATCTTCATGTACCCCATCGACAGCAAGACGCGGGCGCAGGGAGGCAAGTTGCGCCTGATGTACGAGGCCAATCCGATGGCCATGATTGTCGAACAGGCGGGAGGCGCGGCCACCGACGGCAGGCGACGCATCCTCGACATCCAGCCGGAGAAACTGCATCAGCGCGTCCCCGTGATCCTCGGTTCAAAGCGGGAAGTCGAGCGGATCACCAGCTATCACGGCCAGTGA
- a CDS encoding response regulator — MDLSKFRGLLIDDIPEMRSSVRIQLADCGVENCDTARNIKEALARIAVNRYDLIICDYNLGQGADGQQLLELVRRRKTLPLTTAFLMITGETAYEQVSTAAEYAPDDYLIKPFTSQTLYTRLERIIDKKQALRPIYLHLGERGDKQKALAECDALLAQQSRYALDVMRLKGDLLLAMQRNEEALALYQGVLDQRATPWASIGQARALAAKGHEAAAREHLGKALEAYPNYLAAYDSLARLLEKEDRTAAQQLVEQALKVAPSTQRQRQLGALALDNKDFTRAEEAFQRAVEKDRTGFFKSHDDYAGLAKSRVEQGKVKEALAAVKDMGQHFQRTPELAVHQAAVESIVHAKAGDATAAKAALERALAAVEPGMEVAASLELANACFASGDQEQARRILKNVAEDHQENEAVLERAQGVFRAAGLEKEGELFLEATKTAMVALNNDAVALAKSGELEKASAMLDEAADRLPNNAQVAINASIAAMMQIQRHGASAELVDKAHRYIVQADRANHEHPRLGEAVELYRKFAPEGAPTLALET; from the coding sequence ATGGACCTCTCCAAGTTTCGCGGCCTGCTGATCGACGACATTCCCGAGATGCGCTCGTCCGTGCGCATCCAGCTCGCGGACTGCGGGGTGGAAAACTGCGACACGGCGCGCAACATCAAGGAGGCGCTGGCACGGATTGCCGTCAATCGCTATGACCTGATCATCTGCGACTACAACCTCGGCCAGGGCGCCGACGGCCAGCAGTTGCTCGAACTCGTGCGGCGACGCAAGACGCTGCCGCTGACCACGGCCTTTCTGATGATCACCGGCGAAACCGCCTATGAGCAGGTGTCCACCGCCGCCGAGTACGCGCCGGACGACTACCTGATCAAACCCTTTACCTCGCAAACCCTGTACACCCGGCTGGAACGCATCATCGACAAGAAGCAGGCGCTGCGGCCCATCTATCTCCATCTCGGCGAGCGCGGCGACAAGCAGAAGGCACTGGCCGAATGCGATGCCCTGCTCGCACAGCAATCTCGCTATGCGCTGGATGTGATGCGCCTCAAGGGCGACCTGCTGCTGGCGATGCAACGCAATGAAGAAGCACTGGCCCTCTATCAGGGTGTCCTCGATCAGCGCGCGACGCCGTGGGCCTCGATCGGCCAGGCGCGGGCACTGGCCGCCAAAGGCCATGAAGCGGCGGCCAGGGAACATCTGGGGAAAGCGCTTGAAGCCTACCCGAACTACCTCGCCGCCTACGACTCCCTGGCACGCCTGCTGGAAAAGGAAGACCGGACCGCGGCTCAGCAACTGGTGGAACAGGCGTTGAAGGTCGCGCCCTCGACCCAGCGTCAGCGCCAGCTCGGCGCCCTGGCCCTGGACAACAAGGATTTCACCCGCGCCGAAGAGGCCTTCCAGCGCGCCGTGGAAAAGGATCGCACGGGATTTTTCAAGAGCCATGACGACTACGCCGGCCTGGCAAAGAGCCGCGTGGAACAGGGCAAGGTCAAGGAAGCGCTTGCCGCGGTCAAGGACATGGGCCAGCACTTCCAGCGCACACCCGAACTGGCTGTACACCAGGCGGCGGTGGAAAGCATTGTGCACGCCAAGGCAGGCGACGCCACGGCAGCGAAGGCGGCCCTTGAGCGGGCCCTGGCAGCGGTGGAGCCCGGCATGGAGGTGGCGGCCTCGCTCGAACTCGCCAACGCCTGCTTCGCCTCCGGCGACCAGGAGCAGGCCAGGCGAATACTGAAGAATGTGGCCGAAGACCACCAGGAAAACGAAGCGGTGCTGGAACGGGCGCAAGGGGTCTTTCGCGCCGCCGGCCTTGAAAAGGAAGGCGAGTTGTTCCTCGAAGCCACCAAGACAGCCATGGTTGCGCTCAACAACGACGCCGTGGCCCTGGCCAAGTCGGGGGAGCTTGAAAAGGCCAGTGCCATGCTGGACGAAGCCGCCGACCGCCTGCCCAACAACGCGCAGGTGGCCATCAATGCGTCGATTGCGGCAATGATGCAGATCCAGCGCCATGGCGCTTCGGCGGAGCTGGTCGACAAGGCACACCGTTACATCGTCCAGGCCGACCGCGCCAACCACGAGCACCCGCGCCTGGGCGAAGCGGTCGAGCTCTACCGCAAGTTCGCACCCGAAGGGGCGCCGACGCTGGCGCTGGAAACATGA
- a CDS encoding sensor histidine kinase has protein sequence MNPLIAGCIHDAKNGLNLLNTWLEEARRTAPSPALDEARAVAARIGAQLVELLALYRAAENSLRLAIEDHDLIDFCQEVTGEVILPPGSTHRIEANLDAATALGAWAFDAYQVKMVLQEALRNALRYGKQHIRFAVAAQSGGGLRFTVSDDGPGFPREVLDGEARSMDSGSSGIGLVFARLIAERHATPDGRHGRIELANDGGAVFSLVLP, from the coding sequence ATGAACCCGCTGATTGCCGGCTGCATCCACGACGCCAAGAACGGGCTCAACCTGCTCAACACCTGGCTGGAAGAAGCCCGCCGCACGGCGCCTTCGCCTGCGCTCGACGAAGCCCGCGCGGTCGCTGCCCGAATCGGCGCGCAACTCGTCGAGTTGCTGGCGCTCTACCGGGCCGCAGAAAACAGCCTGCGCCTTGCGATCGAGGATCACGACCTGATCGACTTCTGCCAGGAAGTCACCGGGGAAGTCATCCTGCCTCCCGGCAGCACGCATCGGATCGAAGCGAACCTCGATGCGGCAACCGCACTCGGCGCCTGGGCCTTCGATGCCTATCAGGTCAAGATGGTCCTGCAGGAAGCCTTGCGCAACGCCTTGCGCTACGGCAAGCAGCACATCCGCTTTGCGGTGGCGGCACAAAGCGGGGGCGGCCTGCGCTTCACCGTCAGCGACGACGGTCCGGGATTTCCAAGAGAAGTGCTGGATGGCGAAGCGCGCTCGATGGACAGCGGCAGCAGCGGCATCGGCCTGGTCTTTGCCCGCCTGATAGCGGAGCGTCATGCCACGCCCGACGGCCGGCATGGCCGCATCGAACTCGCCAACGATGGCGGCGCGGTGTTTTCCCTGGTGTTGCCCTGA